A region of the Hyperolius riggenbachi isolate aHypRig1 chromosome 9, aHypRig1.pri, whole genome shotgun sequence genome:
tgctaagggGTTAAAAGGAATTGTGgtttgatatatatataaaaaaaagcaggCAAGCTATAAGGTTATACTTAGTTTCCCAAATATGACTTATGATTTTGTGCGTGGAGCTGTAAGGTTTATTAGAACTTTTTACTAGGGATGagcaatgggatgcaaataatttcatgtAACTGTgaagcagcttgaaaatggtcctATAAAACGACAGGAAgttatttcaagctgcataatctACAAGAAATTTGAATATaaaagaaattatttgcatctcattgatcatccctgttCTCCACAATACAAGAGACATTTTGTACTATTTGTTTGTTGCACTtttgtattttatgttttttatcaCTTTCTTTTTATTGCGCCTGTCGTGATGGTCCAGCCTTATCCTATCTAGATAGAAAATGAAAGTTAGGGCCTATTTCTACTACACGCGGATTCCGCATGTGAATTTCCGCATCAAAAATGCGACATGTTAGTGAATGGAGCTATTTCCACTCAATGCAAATTTTTGGACCCGATGCGGTGCAGAAAGAATCTGGATGGTATGCTGCCTTTTTCtgcatttgggtgtcatctgcatgccAATTGctgctaatgtaagtcaatggggccGCATATATTCGCATTACAAACGCGGAAATTCGTGTTGCCAACGTGGATTTACCCATGTGACGTATTGTTGCTGGGTAGTTTTCAAATCCTAACTCGTATTTTCGCATAGCGCGTATGAGGATTGCGTATCGGCATTAAAAACTGATACGGATTTCCGTACACAATTTGAACTTCTGCTAGTGAAAATAGGCCTTTAATCCTTGCAttttagttaaaggggcactatggtgaacaatttgaaatatgtgcaaacttatacaaataagaagtcatttttttccagagtaaaatgaggcataaattacttttctcctatgctgctttcactaacagtaggtagtagaaaacagtagcgacaggttttggactagtccatctcttcataggggattctcagcaaggcttttgttctttataaagatattccctaaaaaggatttaaacaatgatgctggccagcttccctgctcgctacacagttttttggcagttggacagaactgccattcactaagtgcttttgaaaagaaataaatccctgagaatcccccatgaagagatggactagtccaaaacctgtagcttCTGCCAGATtttttactacctattgtaagtgaccgcaacataggcgaaaagtaatttatggctcattttactctggaaaaaaacgaccttcttatttgtatgtttgcacatattttaaacgttacaattttttgccataatgcccctttaagcaTTTGCTTTCTAAATGAACCCATCGTTGTTCTAAAAACCAAGAAAAcattgtgctgctgctgagtatcACATATTTCCACCTGATCCTGATAActtggcagatcagtgtgctctcCTTTGTATAAATGCAGTGCTGAGAGAGGTGTACCTGCTGAGGACGGTCCCCGTGTGGCATGGCTGAATCTGAGAGCACAGAACCTCCAGCTGCTTCTGCTCAGTGACGGGGATGCTTGGCTTCAAGCTGTAATCATTTCTCAGCCAGTTATAATCCATCCCGTTTTTCTGGACTCTCTGCTCGTTCTCGATCTCATGCAGTAACCTTTCTCGCTCTGCAAGATGCCATTGCAGCTCCCGGAGCAGAGTCTTGGTCACGACTTCTGAGCCCGGGTACTGAGTGGCCTTATCAGATTCATTCTTGGCCCATCTTATCCAACCAAAGAACGGCATCTTGGCTTCAGAGCTGAAACGGAACAAGAAGTAGAAAATTATTCTGGGCAGATATTCCACAGTCAAAATGTCCATATTTTCAGGCATTCTACGTGATATTTTGAAGTTTAGTTATGTTCTACCATACTAACCTACAATCCTTTAATTAGACCACTATAATGGACCATCTTGTTTGATTTTGTAAGGATTGGTTGTAACCAAAACAGTTAAACTTTTTGGCAGATTTGTGGTCAAGTAGCTTGAACCATCAGTTCTATAAAGCTTTTGAATATGCTCTCCCTGGTGCAGTTGTTGGATTGGTCTCCTTCAGGGAGactcctgcttctgctgctgcagtAAAAAGCTTGCCTGaaagtaatgctaggtacacaccatacaattttctggcagatttacctgctagatcgattatttccaatatatccgatctgaatttcgatcgattttctgataatTTTTTCCGATCGTTCTccctagaagtgaacggaaagcgATCGGAAAACTGATCAAAattaagatcagacatgttggaaataatcgatctggcaggtaaatctgccagagaattgcatggtgtgtacctagcataaagcctggtacaaaccatgcaatttcccatcagatagataatTTTCCACAGATCCGATTGTTttactgatcgattttctgatcagttctatggaaatcgatcagaaaaacgatcgtaaatcagatcggacctgtcggcaaTTATCtactcaacccatctatctgacgggaaattgcatggtgtgtaccaggctttagactgATAAAGAGCAGCGGTGGTGGTTCAGCAAACATACCTTGCCACCACTCTGCACAAGAGATGACGGTAGattaagtggacctgaagtgtAAAGAAAACATCAGAGGCTGAATGCACTGTAGTCTTATTaacttaaagcaatcctgaagtgaaaataaacttatgagataacgaATTATatctgtagtacagctaagatacagaacattagtagcaaagatatgagtctcatattgtttctctgagctcttccacccTACTTGGGTTGAACACAGTccggttttctggagcacttatacaaaCAAGAAACCGTGAGAGACAGGTCAAGATGAGGTTttattgcaggaaagttcaaagggttttagctctgctctgtttaaaATACGAAGTGTGGtttaactgcaaatatgacagaatgatgcaatgttataaaaaaaaaaactatgtaactgaaaataaaaattaaagacagttttctttgctactaatgttttattcattatctgtactacacatataattcattatatcataaggttgtgtttgcttcaggtttgcttttaagctCAGGTTTTCATAAAGTTGTCAAATCCCACCAATAGTGCACGTTACTTATTTTGTTAGTGTCAAATTTTTGTTAATAGTATTCACATAACAAACATTAATGCAGATTCATAACTGCAGTGAAAATTACTCTTTCTATAAGAAACATATTGCTCTGCACTAAATAGTGTTGGCAGATTAATGAATTTATGCTATGCCATACAAGGGAAGCACAAAGCTGATGCAAAATAATTCAGGATTTGAAAATGGCTCACTTCTGAAAAGCAACAGtaataaaatacaaaataaaaactaCCAACAATATAGGCATTCAGTATCAAGAACCAGAACTAATCCCTGATAAGTCCTTGTATAGACCTGTGACTGTTTTCTTATCTAAAAGAGTGCAACCACACCAGTATTCCTgtcaaagcacttttcacagtttttttttttttgttgaattCCAAGCTGTCCAAATCTTCCATTTGTTTAGTACCTCAAGTTCAGGCCCTTGTGATTCCGCAAACATACatagattatttattttttaaatatccaCATAGGTAGATAAGCTTCCATGCTAGGGTCCCATTTGCCTCACCTGTGCCTATGTAAGGCTACCTCCAAAACCTGCACTAATGGAAGGACTTCAGATCACGTTAGAAAGGCAGCTTTAGTTATCCTTACATTCAAGTCGCTGTTCAGTTTCACCTGTTACTTGGTTCCTTCGATGCTGACTTTTTCAAGGAAAAGTTCTTCTTTAGAAGTCTTTAGAAGATTCCTGTAAAAAATGCTTGGCTTCCCCTTCAAGGCTGTCAATGACACCGCACGGTAGTGAAAGCATTGCCTAATTCCTAGTGAGTGCATCTGAGAGGATAGCAGTCTGGACTGTGTGGACTAACTGCATCTGCTGATGTGCCGGCTCTATAAAATTAAATGGATGGTCACATGACGCCGTTGTGCCTGTGGTCATGTCAGCTGTATTTTTAGTCCCCGCAGGTAACTTAAAATAGAATCCGTTCACTATCCTGTACCCCCCAATCTCACCAAGTGCTAACTATTGCTCTCAAACTTGTCTAGGGGGATAAATCATTATTCAGATCAATAATCCTACCCTCTCCCAGAATGAACATAAAAACCGAAGCTCTATTATTAACCCTCGCTACGAGAATCCTTTGCAAATGCTTTAATCTGCAGATTTATATGCATCTGATGCTCATCTTTAGTGAcagaaatgattattattataatgCAGTAAAACGGCACTGTGTGGAAATGATGGCATACAGACAAACACTGAAGAAAATGAAAGTTCAGTTAAAATTAGAACTTACCATTAACATGTAATTGGGCTGGAATTTGTTCCAATCATAGCATTTTGGCTGTATTTAGAACTGTTTGCAGAAAGAAGTCACTGGCTCGCGATGACGGTTTTCTGTGCGCTAAAGGTCGCTGAAGCagtcctccccctccttcttttCCCCCTCTTCCGTTTCAGTTATCTAGTCTCTTTTTATTAGTCTGAACCCCAGGCATGAGGAGACAGCTCCTCTCCTTACTTCCTTCTGAGATTACTGGTTTTACAGCTTGGAATTTTCTCAgcgttgcagcatttttttgtgaccccccccccctcaaccccTTCTTCCAATCCTGGAGATGCTGGATTGTTGGCGAACAGAGGCTGTGTTAATGTGCCCTAGATCCCATACAACATAACACATGACGTGCATGGCCGTTATTAAAGCAGATATTATACGCTGAAAAAATTCAGATGTCAACATTAATAACGCTCAGCTGGAAGGTTTTCACATTGCATTGTATATGGTACTATGAAGGTCTGAGGGAGCTGGGTGCATAATGACAGAACTGTCTCAGCAAATTTTACTACAAATTGAAAGCATGACTTCTTACCACCTATTTTATTTTGTCGTGTTTTATTCATctttggctctgtaaaatttacaaAGCCTTGTGCTGGAGTAACAAGTATATTACATTCAGCATTTGTATAAAATCCATTACGGTGTAATCTTGCAGCTGGCCGTGGCTGTATCAGATGGTTTCTAGATCCCAAAAGATAGTAGGGGGATTCTGACACTAGTTTGGACCCTAAACATTTACACTCAGCTCACCCAAGCTTTCATGTTTGTATGTCGGAGATGGAGGATGTACAAGATTTGCTGCTTAGCATTGTGGGAGTAGTGTTAAGATGCCTACactcttaaaggaaaggttcagggagggtggaggaaaaataaaaatcaatttccacttacctggggcttcctccagcctgtggcaggcaggaggtgccctcgccgccgctccacaggctcccggtggccgacccgacctggccaggccggctgccaggtcgggctcttctgcgctccaagtcctggtacttctgcgtcccacgccggcgctctgacgtcatcggacgtccgccgggctgtactgcgcatgcgcagtacagcccggcggatgtccgatgacgtcagagtgccggcgtgggacgcagaagtaccaggacttggagcgcagaagatcccgacctggcagccggcctggccaggtcgggtcggccaccggagaccaccgggagcctggggAGCGGCGGcgtgggcacctcctgcctgccacgggctggaggaagccccaggtaagtggaaattgatttttatttttcctccaccctccctgaaccttccctttaacctccctggcactaTGATTATTTCTGGCTTTTAGGGTCATTTTAAAACCCTAAAACGTTTCAGACCctagaaatcaggaaaaaaaaatcatgccgccagaaagccagcagcagctCCAGCACTCACCCACTTTCCTGGGCTTCCGCTCTGCAGTTTTACCTCCGCCCTCTGGGTGGcattgtaactctgtagtgagatcaccaacagcgatctcaccagaggacaggaaggagaacggctaccgaCATCTGGATCCCCCAAGAGGTGAGTAAAAGCGTGTGCTGTACTCTGCATTGAGCTGATGGCGGCTAGCTCGAGCTACAATTGTGATTACCGACGGAGGTTAAggaggccatacatctagcaatttggcGGCTGATccaccatctgatttgattattattaaatgaaatttaataataaaaaagttgGTGCCGTCACATGCTTGCCCAAttgaccaatttcagcctgaagtTGGTCAAATGTATCATTcaaacatgctgggaaatctcaggccaatGCGGTCAATGGGGACCGCAGCGGTAATGGCGTGCAGTATCTGGACGATCGACGGAACCCCCagtgcatttattctttacaggtGAGGAGCGGAAGATGGATGGACACCACGGCAGacagtggacaggtaaagtataaagaaACAGGCAGGGGGGCAGATTTACATTGGGGGGAGGTTGGTGGATGCGGCATCACGATGCTGATTCACAAGGGATTTCCTGCTAAATTTGATGGGTATCAACCTGTAGTATatgagcagccaacagatctctctgatcagtTTGAATCTGCCCATACTTTACTAGATACATGATATGGGCATCTCAAAGattagtgtttaaaaaaaaccaaaaaaaaaaacccgtaacgagtgggatatggaggctgccaaattattttcttttaagcaataccagttgcctggctatcctgctgatcctctgcctcttaaagagaatctgtattgttaaaatcgcacaaaagtaaacataccagtgcgttaggggacatctcctattaccctctgtcacaatttcgctgctcctcgccgcattaaaagtggttaaaaacagttttaaaaagtttgtttataaacaaacaaaatggccaccaaaacaggaagtaggttgatgtacagtatgtccacacatagaaaatacatccatacacaagcaggctgtatacagccttccttttgtatctcaagagatcattatacacaggcagtgtgcagagaggggccaggaggggggagatgcatcacagaaccacaacactgaataacttggcagccttccagacacaggctgacaagtctgacaagagagagataagttgattttttacagagatggtgatagtagaacgtgctgcagtaagccagaacacattagaatagcttttggaacttgtaggatgataaaaaacaggatgcaatttttgttacggagtctctttaaagagaacacgaggtgggTATTTGAAATCTTAAGAGACCGCAGAAGCGTGTCCTGTGCATAATGATATGCTTTTGGGTCTCGCTAATGCTGCCTcaagtcgtccccccccccctcccttcccctggggtctgctgtgccccccctgtaaaaattgcctggttagcGACAGTCTCTTTGTCGCTAGCCGTCTATTTACCTTCTGTATGTCATTCAAtgtgctctcccccgcctctgtccccgccACTGCCCGCCTCCTGTGAGCTTCcttcaatcggaagctaagccccgacctgggaggtacttcctgggtcgtggcttaccttccaattggaggaagctcacaggtggtggggacagaggcgggggagagcgcatTGAATGACATACAGATGATGAATAGACGGCTAGCGACAAGGAGACTACTAGCCGGGCGCTTTTTACAGGGAGGCACaggagaccggggggggggggggggggggtgaacgaCTAGAGGCGGCAGCAACCATACCCAGAagcatgtcattatgcacaggacaCGCTTCTGTGGTGGGAGGGAGAAACGGCCTATAcaggctgagaaaaaaaaaataacagccacagcgatcggacacctccggcggcatgtcccctaagggacaaaaaaaggaggtgagttcgATTGCtgagctccatagctgggctgtgcaggaggctgaaaagcctgcccaGCCCAGTGCACCAACAAAGAGCCTGGTCGGTAGGGGGGTttcacactgcggtcctcaagtggttaaagggaaataaatatggcagcctccatatcccctttgTTACACTTGTCCTTTAAATCTGTTCTAGCACTCTGCATCATTATATTGATCTCACTGCTGCTAACTTTGTAGCGCCTGATGCAGGACAAAGCAATAGAGAGctatttcctctccccgattttacgttctgaaatttatacaggtggtgacatctttaatgCTGGCAGATATGGTTGGTTCCCTTAGTTTATGCCTGAAGCTGGAGTTCAGTATGAGATAGTTGTCATTTTCTgatcctatgggcttgattcacaaagcggtgcaaactgttagcacgctggtgaaaaaccctttatcatgcctaaactcagtttaggtgtgataaaaacaAACTCGCGCAAAGTTTGGtgcacataaagttttgcgcgcataaagttaaataaaccctatgcaactttctgcgcgcaccggactttgcgtgcgtaaaactttgcgcgcaaattTTATTCCTGAAACAGGTGCTAACctactagtgcaaaggttatcacacctaaactactttaggcgtgctaagtaggttagcaccgctttgtgactcAAGCCCTATAACTGTGTTGCTGGTAGCTGTAACCAACACTGGACATCAGATCTATACATGCAGGTTGAATCTGGGAGATGCTGAATATGACTCTTCTCATGGCTAcatgttcccagcataagactttttttttttattccttggtATTCAGCCATGTGTTTACCGCCCGTCACCGTATTTAGTCTTGTCAGAAGTGGCATTGCATTGGCCACAGTAATTATTTGGTTTAGGGCAATGTGGAATATTCATGGTGTCACAGTTGCTCTTTATCAATAATCACAATTAAACAAAATGCCTGCAAGTGGTTTACTGACACTTTGATGTGCATCAAATGGACAGATTGTTTCCGTGGTAGATTGCAATCATCAGTGCATGAAGAGGGGGAACTGACCTGCTTGTTACTGGAATTGGTTTGGATTCAAGTATCAGTAGTGCTATGCTATGTGGCCttttcagtgcatacatttctcTTAATGACATTtgtctctttttctatgttttgttttgttttagcgtCCCATATGAAAATGCTTATGTTGAAGAGTTCAGACAAATGGAAGATGAGGAACTGCAGATGTTTGATAATGCTAGCAGCCATCATCCaggtatatatttatattttgattgttttttgttgtgtgttttcttttgttgtttttttttttttttactgtggcccgGTAAGCTACTTtgtcatttagggctggtgcacaccagagcggttctgcagcgttttttaaaacgcttgcagggggaaaaccgcttggctaatgaaagtgaatgggactgtgcaCACCAAAGCAGATcgttttttttcccaaacgcaaactcaggggctttagcattttttagatttttgaggtgtttctgcctcaaggtTAAGTACAGGAAAAACGCacaacgctctgaaaaacgccagatcaggcgttttttgttacagtagctgttcagtaacagctttactgtaacaatatttgaaatctgctacacaaaaacgctccaaaaacgctaggcatgtttagaaaacctctctaaacatgcctaggaatcgctttgaaatctgcttcaaaaacttctagcgttttgcagatctgctagaggttattggtgtgcactgggccttacattcTAATGTTTTAGCAGATTGGCCTCGATTCCTAAAaagcagtgttataaaaaaaaatttgtcaggaaaataccgcactcagtattttcccggtctgtgtgctaattcataaaggttTTCCCAGCTGCCGttgaaggtcggtaaattaccgcagccctttgagcggtagagtagagcagtgtggcgatatcgctcttttgccctgcacagatgactcacacagatgactcacacagactttccctgcctgcacagatgactcgcacagactttccctgcctgcaaagatgactcgcacagacgactcacagactttccctgcctgcacagatgactggaacagacgactcacagactttctctgcatgcacagatgactcgcacagacgactcacagactttctctgcatgcacagatgactggcacagacgactcacagactttctctgcatgcacagatgACTGGcacagatggctctctgcacagattacTCACGCAGACTTccgctccctgcactttgcattgttaacacctcaccagaggtgtcggtaactatagtcaggcttaccgcttgttgaaggctttatgaattgacattttctgacaatttactgacatgtgttggaggtaactacagccaagtcggtaatttatctccctggtcggtaatgtcagcttttcatgcagtaacagcctttatgaattgacacattgctaagtgctcgggaaagtctgctgttttcagcattaccgcatgaggtaatgccttATGATTTGAGGCCTTTGTCTCTAAACATTGTTCTTAGAAAAAGAAAATGCATCTATTTACTTGCATCaacttctataaaaaaaaatgatttaacttacctggagcttcttgcagCCCTCTGGAGTCGTCCTtgctggctactgcgcatgcacagcccgagTTGTGCGCACCCTGATTGCGCTCCCactgccgggagcattctgtgcatgtccAGTATGCTAAAATTGCTGTTGAGTGCTTCCAGCAGTGGGAGTGGGATCAGGGTGCGCGCTGCTCGGGAGCTGCGCATGTACAGTGGCCAGCGACTTGTGGCGTGGTCTGTGGGCTCCCTGGCTGTTCTGTTTTTCAATAGTCACCTCCGGTAGTTCAGCCAGTCACACTCTTCTGCACATGAATGTCCCCGTCACACTCTCGTCCGCTGGAGCGCATAGCTGGCCCATGCGTGTGCAGAATGGGATGACTACCAAAATCATCTGAGGTGACCATGGGACAACAGAGCGGCCGAGGAGGACGGTAATTCAGCCGAAGTACCACATGGggatggtggaagccccaggttagtgtgAATACTGCAGTATCTAACATCTGAGGTGCACTTGATGAACCTCGGGTACACTTGATAAGAAAATGAACCTGAAACTCTTAATGTTGCGTTTTTAACAAACctgaagttaaaaataaaaaaaataaaatacaaatttgTATTTATAGTTCTAATACTAAATTGTTTTGGGTTTAAAGCTTAAAAATctagatttaaagtgtacctgcaggGAGAAAATATCCcagtttagatacttaccttgttAGAGGAAAtcaagaggcttccctgtccacctccacctcaccagtccagcactgggaccccttgAACTTTATCAATATGGGCTTGTCGACGGAGTATGGCTAAATACGCAGCTTGAGCGCGCACAGTGGCACAAAGGCGATTGGGTCTGGCTTTTTCCATGGCGGTCTGGAGGAGGCTATGGGAAGCcttctccagaggcttccctctaccaattAGTCACTGGTTTACTTTAACGTTTTGACTGTTTCAGGTACATGACAGCAGATTTTTAATGTTTAGCTACCATAAACACAAACCTTGAACGATTGACCTTTTTATCAGTTTCTTATgacggactactttgctgcctagtaTGCACCAGGTCACAACTCCTAAGATTTGCCCCACTAGTGGCAAGAAAGAACAGGTGATGCTGCAGTGTGGAACTGGATCGAAAGATGGGTAGCAGTGGCTTGGTCGAAGACTgtctagagcagggatgtcaatcgggtattcgagggccgaggtcctcacacatttttgatacagctcaaattaattgaagggtctgaatcaggaaaggtgttgtccatcaggtagaacacattcctcactttctcagtccatcctaaacactggcatggatctggccctccaggcctggagttcgacacctgcggTCTAGAGCAAAGCATGTGGAAGGCAGGTGTAAAAGAGAAGCAATCAGCGGTCAGGACAGGCAGCCAGAAGACATGGTCGGGGTCCGAAGTCAAGGTCCGGGCAAGTGAGTAACCACTAAAATTTTTGGGCTGAGGTTAGGGCATGGAAGAACAATCAATTAAGAAAATCATATCGGAGTAAGGTCAGATAATGGGTAGACAGTCTGGAGCACGTTGGGCTAGAGACGAAGGCAGCACCAGGTAAGGCAAAAACCCTAAGCTCAGGGAGGCTTGGCTATGGGTAGAGAGTGACAATGGCACACCAAACTGCACAGTGATGTACCATGCATTTGACTACTGGCACCTTCTGTAGTAAACCATGTGCAACAACAGCAGTTTGTTACTGCAAAGCTATGGTGCTATGAGTTGACATGCCTCAGTGTGACCAGGAAAGTTTTAGGTGTGACTTTTCCTCCCAATGAGACTACATTTCTTTGTATGCAGCAGGGGTGTAGGGCACTGGGGATAAAGAATCTAAGATTTATACAGCAGTAGAACTGCCACTTTGTGGCCTCTAGCT
Encoded here:
- the RD3L gene encoding protein RD3-like encodes the protein MPFFGWIRWAKNESDKATQYPGSEVVTKTLLRELQWHLAERERLLHEIENEQRVQKNGMDYNWLRNDYSLKPSIPVTEQKQLEVLCSQIQPCHTGTVLSRFREVLAENDVLPWEIVYIFKQVLKDFLSSIERENQQVKLMDLWNSNCPVNFTMSGDSVAHKEEIPTVSSYVDRNTQSLFPTFTHRIWNLPYYYPSG